From Camelus dromedarius isolate mCamDro1 chromosome 12, mCamDro1.pat, whole genome shotgun sequence, the proteins below share one genomic window:
- the TP53I11 gene encoding tumor protein p53-inducible protein 11 → MAAKQPPPLMKKHSQTDLVSRLKTRKILGVGGEDDDGEVHRSKISQVLGNEIKFAVREPLGLRVWQFVSAVLFSGIAIMALAFPDQLYDAVFDGAEVTSKTPIRLYGGALLSISLIMWNALYTAEKVIIRWTLLTEACYFGVQFLVVTATLAETGLMSLGILLLLASRLLFVAISVYYYYQVGRKPKKV, encoded by the exons ATGGCAGCCAAGCAGCCCCCACCTCTTATGAAGAAGCACAGCCAGACGGACCTCGTGAGCCGCCTGAAGACCCGCAAGATCCTGGGCGTGGGCGGGGAGGACGATGACGGGGAGGTGCACCGCTCCAAG ATCAGCCAGGTCTTGGGTAATGAAATCAAGTTTGCTGTTCGGGAGCCTTTGGGGCTCAG GGTCTGGCAGTTTGTTTCTGCTGTGCTCTTCTCTGGCATCGCCATCATG GCCCTGGCCTTCCCTGACCAGCTCTACGATGCTGTCTTTGATGGAGCCGAGGTGACCAGCAAGACCCCCATCCGCCTCTATGGTGGCGCCCTCCTCA gcatCTCCCTGATCATGTGGAATGCTCTCTACACGGCTGAGAAGGTTATCATTCGATGGACTCTGCTCACTGAAGCCTGTTACTTCGGGGTCCAGTTCTTGG TGGTCACCGCCACGCTAGCCGAGACGGGCCTCATGTCCCTGGGGATCCTGCTGCTCCTGGCCAGCCGCCTCCTCTTTGTCGCCATCAGCGTTTACTACTATTACCAAGTCGGCCGAAAACCCAAGAAAGTTTAG